CAATCTCACCCATTACTGTCTTGATACATGTTTTCTTGAAACCTTTATTTCTATATATCTTCTTATCTCTTTCTTTCATTAGCTCATCATCTAGTTGATTAAGTAGCTCTGTGATTATTTCACATGCCTGACGGCAAACAAATTCATAAATCCTTTTCTCTAAATCCTTGAAATTTATATCCATTTCCTTTAAACTTATCTTATACATGTAATCACCTAACTTTCTAGTTTTCTTCGCAGATACTATTATATTGGATGATGCATGTATATGAAAGATGCCTTAAGGCATCTTTTTTATTTTTTGTCCTTTTTGCCTACTAAAATTATACTCTAAGAATAAAATTGACAATTTTTCAGAATAATTGTACAATGTATTTAGACGATTAACTAAACGTCTAAAGGAGGTAGAGAATGAATAAAGTATTTAAGGCATTGGCAGACCCAACAAGAAGAAAAATATTAGAAATTTTAGTAAATGGAGATATGACCGCAGGAGATATAGCTAAATATTTTAATATAAGCAAACCTTCTATAAGTCATCATTTAAGTATGTTAAAAAATGCAGAATTAGTATTATGGGAAAAAGATGGGCAAAATATAATATATTCATTAAACACTACTGCGTTTCAAGATATAGTAAGATGGAGTTTTAATATATTGAATAAGGAGGGGGAAAGGGATGAAAGAGATAAAGATAAATAAAAAATTGTTGATATTAATAATAGTATCTATAATTATGACTATAGCTATTTATAATAAATTACCCCATAGGGTTCCTAGTCATTGGAATTTCAAAGGGGAGATAGATGATTATCAAAATAAAGCATTTGTATTTTTCAGTGCTACATTGCCATTAATAATATATTTATTAATGTATATTGTTCCGAATATAGATCCAAAGCGGGAATCTTATAAGAAACATAAAAAGGCATATATGGCGACTATATACGTAGTGACTTTATTTTTAATTACATTACATTGGTTATCGATATTAGTAGCATTGGGTTATAGTATTGATATTAGTTTAGTTGTACGGATTGGTATAGGTATAATGTTTATTGTATTAGGAAATTATATGGGACAGATAAGACATAACTATTTATTTGGAATTAAAAATCCATGGACATTGGCAAATGAAAAGGTGTGGAGAAAAACCCATAGATTTGGAGGATATTTATTTATGATTGTGGGATTATTGTTTGTAATATCTATACTTATAAATAATAGTTTAAATTTTATAATCCCAATAATTTCTCTGTTTTTTATGTTAATAATAGTAAATGTATATTCATATCTGTTATATAAAGAATTAAAAAAATGAATGAATCAAAAACTCCCGATGAGCATTAATGCTCATCGGGAGTTTTTACTTTTGTTTAAATAAGTATGAGGACAATTTATTATAATTTCTCTCATATAATTGGAAGCAAGTGTATAGATATATATATATAACAAATTAAATGTAAACTATTGATGAGAGATTTGACTACAAACAAAAGAAGTATAATTTTTTGAAAATTAACAATATTTGCATAGGCCAGTTGTCGTTTGTTTTTAAATTTAAAAAAAGGGGGATTTTGAAATGACCAAAAGGCTTATATCGATCTTACTTGTACTGATACTAATAATTGGATTGGTAGCTTGTGGTGGACAGGAGACTTCTAATGATGAACAGGAAGTAGAGGAGAACAAAGAAGAAGTGATAGAAGAAAAAGAAGAAAAATCAGAAGAAAATTGGAAGATAGGTATTATGACAGGTACTGTGGTACAAAATGAAGAAGAATATAGAGCTGCTCAAAAGGTACTTGATAAATATGGAGAGGAACATGTGAAGCTTATGACTTATCCTGCAAAGTTTATGGATGAGCAAGAAACTACCATATCAAATGTTGTGAGCATGGCATCTGATCCTGATGTAAAAGCTCTTATATTCGTACAGGCCATTCCTGGAGCATCTGCTGCGATAGAAAAGGCTAGAGAGATTAATCCAGAGTTATTGGTTATAGCAGGAGTGCCTGGTGAAGATCCTAAGATGATTTCTGATAAGGCAGATATAGTATTTGCCCTTGATGAGTTAGCAATGGGCACAACTATACCTGAGCAGGCCAAGAAACAAGGTGCAACTAAATTGGTACATTATTCATTCCCACGACATATGTCCTATGCATTACTTTCTGCTAGAAGAGATCTTATGAAGGAACATTGTGAAGAGATAGGATTGGAATTTATAGGTGCATCTGCACCAGATCCTACAGGGGATGCAGGGGTATCTGGTGCACAGCAATTTATACTTGAGGATGTACCAAGAATGATAGAAAAGCATGGCAAAGATATTGCGTTTTTCAGTACTAACTGTTCTATGCAAGTGCCGCTAATTAAGGCTACACTTGAAGCAGGAGGTATATATCCACAGCCTTGTTGTCCATCACCATATCATGGTTTTCCATCAGCGTTAGGTATAGAGATACCAGAGGACAAAAAGGGTGATATAGCATATGTTGCTGGAGAAATTGATAAGAAGATAGATGAAAAAGGGGGAGATGGAAGATTTTCTACTTGGCCAGTACCTTGTAATATGATGTTTATTGAAGCCGGTGCAGAATATGCTGTAGATTGGATAAAAGGAGACATAACTGAGAAGATAGATGTAGAAGCTATAAAGGAAAAATTCAAGGCATATGCAAATACTGATGTTGAGGAAAGTATTGATGTCAAGATAAGAACTTTGGAAGAAGGCGGACAAAAATATGATAATTATTTCTTGGTATTGCTAGATTTCTTAAATTTCTAGGATATAAATAATTAAAACAGTAGCGTAAATTGATTAAGGTTGCCTTTTTATGGCAACCTTATATTCTCATATCACATAAAACTATGGGGTGGTGAAGCTGGATGGAAGAGAAATATACTCTTCAAATGAAAAATATAGATAAAGAGTATTATGGCAATAAGGTCCTGAAGGGCGTAGATATTTGTGTTAAACCAGGAGAAATCCGCGCATTATTGGGAGAAAATGGAGCAGGAAAATCTACCCTCATGAATATATTATTTGGTATGCCTGTAATACATGCAACAGGAGGGTTTACTGGAGAGATACTAATAGATGGAGAATCAGTAGATATAAGTTCACCTAATGAAGCTATGGCTCTAGGCATAGGCATGGTACATCAAGAATTTATGTTAGTTCCAGGATATAGCATAACCGAGAATATAAAGCTAAATAGGGAATCAACTAAGAACAATCTGATAAGTAATATTTTAGGTGAGAAACTTAAGACATTGGATTTTAAAGCTATGCATAGTGATGCCAGAAAGTCACTGGATACATTGGGAATGGAGACAAAGGAAAAATTAAGGGTTCAAGGTCTTCCAGTGGGATATATGCAGTTTATAGAGATAGCTAGAGAAATAGATAAAAGGGGCATTAAACTGTTGGTATTTGATGAGCCCACTGCAGTCTTAACAGAGAGTGAGGCAGATAATTTAATAGACTCCATGAAAAGATTGGCTGCTAAAGGAATCGCTATATTATTTATTACCCATAGACTTAACGAGGTCATACAAGCTACTGATAATGTTACTATACTTAGGGATGGCGAAATGGTTGCCAATAGAAAGACTTCTGATACGACTGTAGAAGAACTGGCTAAACTTATGGTAGGAAGGAAGATTGAATTACCAGAAACTGATTATGAGCAGGATAATTATGAGAATAAAAAAACAATTATGTCTTTGAAAAATATATATGTAGATATGCCTGGAGAAGAGGTTAGAGGAATAACCCTTGATATAAAGGATAGAGAAATACTTGGACTAGGAGGATTAGCAGGACAAGGGAAAATTGGTATTGCCAATGGAATAATGGGATTGTATGAAACTAGAGGACAAATATATTTAGATGGAAAGGAATTAAAATTGAATAATACAAAGGAGGCACTAGCAAAAGGTCTTGCCTTTGTGTCTGAAGATAGAAAGGGAGTAGGGTTGTTACTAGACTCATCTATTGAACATAATATAGTAATTACAACCATGCAAGTTAAGGGGAAGTTTTTAAAAAAATTCGTATTTTTTGACCAAATGGATACAAAAAAAATAAGGGAACATGCCAAAACAATAATCAAGGAATTGGACATCAGATGTACAGGACCAGATCAAAAGGTAAGTAGACTCAGTGGAGGCAATCAACAAAAGGTTTGTCTGGCTAGAGCTATAACTTTAGAACCTAAGGTGTTGTTTGTATCAGAGCCTACTAGGGGGATAGACATAGGTGCCAAGAAAATAGTATTAGATTTATTAGTTAAATTAAATAAAAAATATGGAATGACCATAGTTATGACATCTAGTGAATTGGCAGAACTAAGGACTATATGCGATAGAATAGCTATAATTACAGAGGGAAAAGTTGAGGGAATTTTGAGGCCTAATGCCAGTGACAAAGATTTTGGACTGATGATGTCTGGAGAATACAATAAAGTTTACGGCAAGGAGGTAATGTAGATGTCTGAAGCTATAAAAGGTTTCACAAAAAAAGTTGGATTACCTAGATTGATAATCGCTTTATTCTTTATATCTCTTTGCATAACTGCAGTATTTTTGAAATTACCAGCACTTACACTTCTCTCTGATAGTATAAGGAGATTTGGAATGTATGGTGTATTAGTATTAGCAATGGTACCTGCAATACAATCAGGTATAGGACCTAATTTTGCATTACCTCTAGGGATAGTATGTGGAATACTGGGAAGCCTTATCAGTATAGAGATGGGACTAATGGATTTATGGGGATTTGTAGGTGCTATAATAATTTCTTTACCATTCGCAATATTATCGGGGATAGCATATGGAATATTACTTAATAAAATAAAGGGTTCAGAGATGCTGATAGCTACATATACAGGTTTTTCGATAGTGTCTTTTATGAGTATAATGTGGATAATATTACCATTTAAACATAATGAAATGGTGTGGCCCATAGGAAAAGGATTGAGGGTTACTATTTCCTTAGATAGTACATTTGGTCAAATACTTAATAACTTTTTAGATTTTGCAATAGGAGATATCATGATTCCTACAGGATTATTATTATTCTTTTTTGGTTCATGTCTTATAGTATGGCTGTTTTCAAGGAGTAAGTTAGGTCTAGCTATAAAGGCATCGGGAGATAATCCCAAATTTGCATTGGCATCGGGGATAAATATTGATAGAAGTAGAATAATAGGAACCACTTTATCTACTGTATTAGGGGCGATTGGGATAATAGTTTATGCACAAAGTTATGGATTTATGCAGCTCTATCAGGCACCATTGATGATGGCATTTCCTGCTGTTGCAGCTATACTTATAGGTGGAGCATCTGCCAAAAAAGCTAGGATATCCCATGTTATAATTGGAACTTTTTTATTACAAGGTCTTCTCACCGTTGCACTACCAGTTGCTAATCAAATAGTAAGTGAGGGTGATTTATCAGAGGTCATGAGGATGATAGTTCAGAATGGAATAATCCTCTATGCACTGACTAAAGTAGGGGGGGATGACTAGTATGGATAATATACAAAATGTAGAGTCAAAAAAACCTAAATCCAATAGAGCAAAAAGGATGTTTTTAGATAATAGTGTTACAGTATTGTTCGTAATTATATGTATTATAGGGGTTAAATTATCTAAACTACCATTGGTTTTTATAGTAAACGAGCTTGCAACTAGACTTGCCAGAAATTCATTTTTAGTATTGGCATTACTCATACCTGTAATGGCAGGAATGGGATTGAACTTTAGTATAACTGTTGGAGCTATGGCGGGACAAATAGCTATTATTACAGTGGTACATTGGGGAGTAGGAGGATTACCAGGTTTTTTATTGGGGACAATATTGGCATTTCCATTGGCAGTATTGCTTGGAAATTTAACAGGAAGACTTTTGAACAAAACTAAGGGAAATGAAATGATTGCTGGTATGATTACTGGATATTTTGCCAATGGTATATATCAGTTTATATTCTTATTTCTAGTTGGAACACTGATACCTATGAAAAATGAGATAATGATGCTCAGTAGTGGAGTAGGTATAAGAAATACAGTAGATCTTGCTAGAGATAATGGAATGATGTATGCATTAGATGAGATATGGTATATGCCATTGTTTACTGTGTTGTTAATATTTGGCATGATTTTAACGGGGGTATATGTATATAAGATAGTGAAATCAAAGGATATGATAATAGATGATTTTGATAAGTTCAAGTATTTTTCCAAGATGATTTTAGGGATACTTGTTATTGGATTTAGTATATGGATAATGATTGGCAGTGGGATACCTAAAACCCTTAAAATGTTGAAAAAGATCCAGTTCCCAATGGTAACTGGTATTGTAGTAGGATTAGCATGTCTGTTTAATGTACTCATTACTAGAACTAAATTGGGTCAGGATTTTAGGACTGTGGGACAAAATAGGCATATAGCAGAGGTTTCAGGGATAAATGTGGATAAAATAAGGATTATAGCAATAACTATATCTACAGTATTAGCGGCTTGGGGCCAAATGATATTTTTGCAAAATATGGGCGTATTAAATACTTACGGAAGTCATGTTCAAATAGGGTTATTCTCCATAGCAGCTTTGCTTATAGGTGGAGCATCTGTTACTAAAGCCACTATAGGGCAAGCATTATTAGGGGTGATTTTATTTCACACCTTAT
This DNA window, taken from Clostridiisalibacter paucivorans DSM 22131, encodes the following:
- a CDS encoding SdpI family protein, which translates into the protein MKEIKINKKLLILIIVSIIMTIAIYNKLPHRVPSHWNFKGEIDDYQNKAFVFFSATLPLIIYLLMYIVPNIDPKRESYKKHKKAYMATIYVVTLFLITLHWLSILVALGYSIDISLVVRIGIGIMFIVLGNYMGQIRHNYLFGIKNPWTLANEKVWRKTHRFGGYLFMIVGLLFVISILINNSLNFIIPIISLFFMLIIVNVYSYLLYKELKK
- a CDS encoding DUF3798 domain-containing protein yields the protein MTKRLISILLVLILIIGLVACGGQETSNDEQEVEENKEEVIEEKEEKSEENWKIGIMTGTVVQNEEEYRAAQKVLDKYGEEHVKLMTYPAKFMDEQETTISNVVSMASDPDVKALIFVQAIPGASAAIEKAREINPELLVIAGVPGEDPKMISDKADIVFALDELAMGTTIPEQAKKQGATKLVHYSFPRHMSYALLSARRDLMKEHCEEIGLEFIGASAPDPTGDAGVSGAQQFILEDVPRMIEKHGKDIAFFSTNCSMQVPLIKATLEAGGIYPQPCCPSPYHGFPSALGIEIPEDKKGDIAYVAGEIDKKIDEKGGDGRFSTWPVPCNMMFIEAGAEYAVDWIKGDITEKIDVEAIKEKFKAYANTDVEESIDVKIRTLEEGGQKYDNYFLVLLDFLNF
- a CDS encoding ABC transporter permease subunit, which translates into the protein MSEAIKGFTKKVGLPRLIIALFFISLCITAVFLKLPALTLLSDSIRRFGMYGVLVLAMVPAIQSGIGPNFALPLGIVCGILGSLISIEMGLMDLWGFVGAIIISLPFAILSGIAYGILLNKIKGSEMLIATYTGFSIVSFMSIMWIILPFKHNEMVWPIGKGLRVTISLDSTFGQILNNFLDFAIGDIMIPTGLLLFFFGSCLIVWLFSRSKLGLAIKASGDNPKFALASGINIDRSRIIGTTLSTVLGAIGIIVYAQSYGFMQLYQAPLMMAFPAVAAILIGGASAKKARISHVIIGTFLLQGLLTVALPVANQIVSEGDLSEVMRMIVQNGIILYALTKVGGDD
- a CDS encoding sugar ABC transporter ATP-binding protein, which gives rise to MEEKYTLQMKNIDKEYYGNKVLKGVDICVKPGEIRALLGENGAGKSTLMNILFGMPVIHATGGFTGEILIDGESVDISSPNEAMALGIGMVHQEFMLVPGYSITENIKLNRESTKNNLISNILGEKLKTLDFKAMHSDARKSLDTLGMETKEKLRVQGLPVGYMQFIEIAREIDKRGIKLLVFDEPTAVLTESEADNLIDSMKRLAAKGIAILFITHRLNEVIQATDNVTILRDGEMVANRKTSDTTVEELAKLMVGRKIELPETDYEQDNYENKKTIMSLKNIYVDMPGEEVRGITLDIKDREILGLGGLAGQGKIGIANGIMGLYETRGQIYLDGKELKLNNTKEALAKGLAFVSEDRKGVGLLLDSSIEHNIVITTMQVKGKFLKKFVFFDQMDTKKIREHAKTIIKELDIRCTGPDQKVSRLSGGNQQKVCLARAITLEPKVLFVSEPTRGIDIGAKKIVLDLLVKLNKKYGMTIVMTSSELAELRTICDRIAIITEGKVEGILRPNASDKDFGLMMSGEYNKVYGKEVM
- a CDS encoding UPF0236 family transposase-like protein, translating into MYKISLKEMDINFKDLEKRIYEFVCRQACEIITELLNQLDDELMKERDKKIYRNKGFKKTCIKTVMGEI
- a CDS encoding autorepressor SdpR family transcription factor; protein product: MNKVFKALADPTRRKILEILVNGDMTAGDIAKYFNISKPSISHHLSMLKNAELVLWEKDGQNIIYSLNTTAFQDIVRWSFNILNKEGERDERDKDK
- a CDS encoding ABC transporter permease subunit gives rise to the protein MDNIQNVESKKPKSNRAKRMFLDNSVTVLFVIICIIGVKLSKLPLVFIVNELATRLARNSFLVLALLIPVMAGMGLNFSITVGAMAGQIAIITVVHWGVGGLPGFLLGTILAFPLAVLLGNLTGRLLNKTKGNEMIAGMITGYFANGIYQFIFLFLVGTLIPMKNEIMMLSSGVGIRNTVDLARDNGMMYALDEIWYMPLFTVLLIFGMILTGVYVYKIVKSKDMIIDDFDKFKYFSKMILGILVIGFSIWIMIGSGIPKTLKMLKKIQFPMVTGIVVGLACLFNVLITRTKLGQDFRTVGQNRHIAEVSGINVDKIRIIAITISTVLAAWGQMIFLQNMGVLNTYGSHVQIGLFSIAALLIGGASVTKATIGQALLGVILFHTLFIVSPMAGKELFGDAQIGEFFRAFVAYGVIGVSLGLHAWRKKVGKV